The Catellatospora citrea DNA segment CTCGCCGACGGCGCGCGGCTGATCGCGGGCGGGCTCGACGCGCCCGTGCCGGACCGGGGCCACTTCGTCGCGGCGACGGTGCTGGCCGATGTGGACCCCGACAGCACCGTCGCCCAGGAGGAGATCTTCGGGCCGGTGCTGGTGGTGATCCCGTTCGACTCCGACGACGAGGCCGTGGCCATCGCCAACAACTCCCGGTACGGCCTGGCCGGTGCGGTGTGGTCGGGGGACGAGGACCGGGCGCTGGCCGTGGCGCGGCGGATGCGCACCGGCGCGGTCGACGTCAACGGCGGGGCGTTCAACCCGCTGGCCCCGTTCGGCGGGTTCAAGCAGTCCGGCATCGGCCGCGAGCTCGGCCGCCACGGGCTGGACGAGTTCCTCGAGACGAAGGCGATCCAGCGATGAGCCCGGTGCGCGCGCTGCTGTGGCGCGGGCCAGGAGCGGCGCTGGAGATCGAGCCGATCCTGCTGCCCCCGCCCGGGCCGAAGGAGGTGCGGGTGCACATCCGCGCCGCCGGGGTGTGCCACTCCGATCTGTCCATGGTGAACGGGACGCTCGCGCCGGCGTACCCCCTGGTGTTGGGTCATGAGGCGGCAGGTGTGGTGACCGCCGCCGGGCCGGAGGCGAGCGTCGCCGTCGGCACGCACGTGGTGCTGAACTGGGCTCCGCCGTGCCGCCGCTGCTGGTTCTGCGGCAACGGGCAGCCGTGGCTGTGCGAGACCGCGGGCGCGCCGACCGCCGCCCGCGGCGCGACCGCCGACGGCGAGCCGCTGCACGTCACGCTCGGTCTCGGGGCGCTGGCCGAGGAGGTCGTCGTCGGCGACCACGCCGTCATCCCGGTGCCGGCCGAGCTGCCGTTCGCGACCGCCGCCCTGCTCGGCTGCGCGGTGCTCACCGGGGTCGGCGCGGTGCACCGCACCGCCGCGGTGCGCCCCGGCGAGTCGGCGCTCGTGATCGGACTCGGCGGGGTCGGCCTGTCCACCGTGATGGCGGCGCGGGCCGCCGGAGCCGATCCGCTGATCGCCGTCGACGTCTCCGACGCCAAGCGCGAGCTGGCCCTGTCCGCCGGGGCCACCCATTTCCTGGTATCGGGTGACGACCTGAGCGCCCAGGTGCGCGGCCTGACCGAGCGCCGCGGGGCCGACCACGCCTTCGAGTGCGTGGGCCGCTCGGCAACCATCCGGGCCGCGTGGCGGGCCACCCGCCGCGGCGGCCAGGTGACGGTGGTCGGCATGGGCGCCAAGGACGACATGGTCAGCCTGGCGGCGCTGGACATCTTCCACTCCGCCCGGACCCTGCGCTCCTCGGTGTACGGCAACTCCGACCCCGACCGCGACGTCCCCGACCTGGCCCGCCAGGTCCTCGCCGGCGACCTCGACCCCGCCGCCCTCATCACCGACCAGATCACCCTCGACGACTCCCCCGAGGCCTTCGCCCGCATGTCCCGCGGCGAAGGCGCCCGCTCCGTCATCCTCCT contains these protein-coding regions:
- a CDS encoding Zn-dependent alcohol dehydrogenase, producing MSPVRALLWRGPGAALEIEPILLPPPGPKEVRVHIRAAGVCHSDLSMVNGTLAPAYPLVLGHEAAGVVTAAGPEASVAVGTHVVLNWAPPCRRCWFCGNGQPWLCETAGAPTAARGATADGEPLHVTLGLGALAEEVVVGDHAVIPVPAELPFATAALLGCAVLTGVGAVHRTAAVRPGESALVIGLGGVGLSTVMAARAAGADPLIAVDVSDAKRELALSAGATHFLVSGDDLSAQVRGLTERRGADHAFECVGRSATIRAAWRATRRGGQVTVVGMGAKDDMVSLAALDIFHSARTLRSSVYGNSDPDRDVPDLARQVLAGDLDPAALITDQITLDDSPEAFARMSRGEGARSVILLP